In Lathyrus oleraceus cultivar Zhongwan6 chromosome 2, CAAS_Psat_ZW6_1.0, whole genome shotgun sequence, the DNA window GTTTGCATTTCTAAACTTCAACTTGTTACCCCCATGCACATATAGAATGCTAACGTGGCTGATATTACTAACGAAGACGCTGGTTTGATATGGGAGGATCTGAATAATTAGCTTCCAATGATATGCTCCAACGAATTGCTGCTATTATGCCTCCTTCTTTTGACGCAGGTGCGGACATGAGGGTTGGATTTTGGCACAATGGGAAATACTTCAGTGTTGGAACTATGTACAAACTTCTTGGTGATTATGGAGGAAGAACAAGTAACATGCCTTGGAAAGAAATTTGAAAAATTCAAGCAACGGAACGAGTTCGGTTCTTTATTTGGATTCTTCAACATTCACTAATAGTAGGAAGCACCACATGGGACTTGGAAGTGCAATGTGTTCCTTTTATAATAACATTGAAAAAGATACACTCCATGTTCTTCGGGATTCCCGCGTGCAGCTGCGCTTTGGATGACAGCTGTGAACACTAACAATTgttttcgcttttttgcatgtAACTTGAAGAATTAGATTTATTATAACATGAATGCTAACTTGGGATGAATCACCGAGGTAGATTGGACGACCTTTTGGGCTACTACATGCCATAGTATTTGAACGTGGCACAATAAGGAGACTCATGATGAGAGTTTTAATCGACTGCCGTGCATGTTAAGTCATATCAATAGATTGGTTCAAGATTATGAGCATGCAAAAACTGCTGCAAATATCACCTTGAAGCCCTCATAGAAGTTTAAGTTACATAAAGTGAGAAGTTTCTCTGGTGGATTGAGTCAAACTAAACACATATGGAGCGATAGTAAACACGACAATACAAGTTGTGGTGGGATCATTAAAGGGAGCGAAAAAGAGTGACTTAGAGGTTTCTCTAAATATGTTGACATGAGTAGTGTTTACATAACTGAACTTTGGGGTGTTTTGGAAAGCTTAAAGCTAGTTGTGACAATGGATTTTCAGAAAGTGATTTTGGAGGTGGATTCTCAGCAAGTGGTAAATGACATTACGACGAGTGGTCAAAGTAGTAACATGGGAAGACACTTGATCACGAAATAAGAACTTTAATGCATCAAGCTAGAGAGATTAAGATTCGTCACATCTACATGGGAAGCCAATATGTGCGCGAATGCATTAGCCAAAGGAAAAAGATTACACTCGAACTATTCGTACATCTTAGAAGAGTGTCATTCGTTCCTTAATCACATTATTGTCAGTGATTTGTTTGAGAATGCTATTCCCCATTTAATTCTTTTTGTAGTTTCCTTTCTTCTAGACTTTGACCCTCctttatataaataaataaaaactcaTTCACAAGATTtgaattgaaaataaaataaaattaaaaaatgtATATTTTTTGAAAAACTTTCTTCATTTAGCGGTAACACAAGATACTATAGTGAAAAAAATGTTTTTACTTTTGTAGGGCTGGAATAGAATACATCTATAATAGTAGAAGTTAAAGCGGTAAGATTGTAAGAAAGAGATTTGAAAATCAATTTGGCTTTTCTTCCCTCTTTCAACTCACTCCGCTGTAGTAGCAACACCATCGCTACTTCACCTAAATCTCTTCcactatcatcatttcatcattAAATTTAACTTCTTTCATTCTTTTTCTTCCCAATCAATGTACTAAAAACCCATTCTTTTACTCACTCTTGCGACGGATTTTTGATGTTAGGGTTTTCTCGTTTTCTATCAAAAGTTTCATGATAGTTCTTTTTTGTTGAATCATTGTGTGTTTCTTTTAGCAGATGGCAAAGGGATCCTCTAGTAACAACTATGAAGAAGCTAGAAAACTAAGACTTGAAGAGAACAAGAAGAGGTTTAAGGTAATCTTAATCACCAATCACTGTTTGTTTGACTATTAGGACTTTCATTTCATGTTGTTTGAAAGCTATGTTTAACTTTGTGGTCGGGTTGTGATTTATTATATTGCAGATTTGTTTTGTCTAATTTGGCTTATGCAGCCTCAACAACAATAGTAGAAACATCAAAAACCCTAATGTGTATAGTTTTAAATAACCATCGTGGCAGATCACTGGTTTTTGCTATTTCGGTAAATACAAGTGTTGCGATACTCATTGCAGTCGCCGCTGTGTGAATAACAGTAACGCCACCTTCCACTACTATTTTGCTGTGGCTGTTTTTGCTGTAAAAGACTGTTTCTTAAAACCTTGCTGATGCGGCCTAAATTGTCGCTTTAGATTATTTTTATACCCTGATTGAGTAATGTATCATAAAGATAAACCATTATTACTGAAACTTTGTGTGTAATATATATGCTTGTGTGAACTATTCAAGACTTTCATGCTGGTTTATATCATGTTTTAAAATCAACTCAGGACAAATAACACGCCTCGTTCCTCAATGTTATAGATCAGAGCATATAAACTAACTAAATAGCGATAAACGATAAAATAAACGAAGAAAAGCTCCAAGGTTATCTTCCAACTCACAACATCATTTACTCCTCCTGAGTATTTGTATAACTATGTACAAAGCAACACAAAACAAAGaagaaaggggtgagaatacactcAAATATATTAACAGTGTAAAAGAATGCAATGGTAAATTAATCACACAATCAAAACAATACATATTCGATCACACATCAACATAACCATTCAATTCACAGAGCCTTTAGGTATGCCACGTGACTCACGACTCAACTCTATGCATGTGATACCAATTTGGACATCAGAGGTTTGTTATTAATCTCGTCCACTCAACAACAGTTCCTCATCGAATTGAATCCCCACTTCTAAACCCTGAGTCCCCACTTCTGAACCTCGAACAATCATAGGTTCCCACTTTTGAACTCATAAGTTTCGTCTTTCAACACACCGACACAATATGATGGATGTTATTAAGCTTGCTTTGTGGACTAAGTGAATATTAAGCTTGCTTTATGGAAGGGAAGTTAACTTGCTTTTGCAGGGAGAGTGGCTATTGCAAAGAGTGTTTTTGAAGCTATCTGAACATTTCCTATGATGACATATACCATCCCTAAGTCGTGTATTGATGAAATTCACAAGATCCAATGGAGGTTCATATGGGGGGGGGGGATAATAGCAGGAGCAAAAAAGATAATGCCATCAAATGGGATGTTGATACTAGTTCAAAGAGTGATGATGGACTAAGGTTGTGCAAGTTGGACATTATAAACAAGGCATGTATCTCCAAACTTGTGTGGAAGCTCCAAAATAATAATGGGGAGTTTTGGTGTGATGGTGTTTGGGGTAAATGCGACATGAATGATAACAGAAGAGATATTTCGATGAAGTCCAGAGACTTAATCCACTGGAAAAGTATTGCGATAGTTTGGTCGTAAGTTGATAAATACAGTATGTGAAGTATTGAAGACGACAAGGACGTGAATGTGTGGAATGGTGTTTGGATTGCACCAAACGCTCGCATTTCTGAACTTCAATTTTTTATCCCCATGCACATACAAAATGCTAACGTGGATGATATTGCTAACGAAGATGCTGGTTGGAATTGGGATGATCTGAATAATTGGCCTCCAATGGATATACTCCAACGAATTATTGCTATTATGCTTCCTTCTTTCGACGCATGTCCAGACGTGAGGGTTGGATTTTGGCATAATGGGATATAATTCAGTGTTGGAACTATGTACAAACTTCTTGATGATTGTGGAGGAAGAACAAGTAACATGCCTTAAGAAATTTGGAAAATTTAAGCAACGAAATGAGTTCGATTCTCATTTTGGATTCTTCAACATGATAGACTACTCATTAATAGTAGAAAGCACCACATGGGTTTTGAAAGTGCAATGTGTTCCTTTTGTAATAACATTGAATAAGACACACTTCATGTTCTTTGGGATTCCCACATGTAGTTGCGCTTTGGATGGCAACTATGAACACTACCAATCGTTTTAGCTTTTTTGCAGGTAACTTGAAGAATTGGATTTATTATAACATGAATGCTAACTTGGGGTGGATCACCGAGGAAGATTGGATGACTTTTTGGGCTACTATTTGAACGTGGCATAATGAGGAGACTCATGATGGGAGTTTTAATCGACCCCCGTGCATGTTAAGTTATATCAATAAATTGATTCAAGATTATGAGCATGTAAAAACTGCTGCAAATATCAACTTGGAGCCCCCATAAAAATTTAAGTTACATAAAGTGAGAAGTTTCTCCGGTGGGTTGGATCAAACTAAACACAGATGAAGCGATAGTAAACACGACAATACAAGTTGTGGTGTGATCATTAAAGGGAGAGAAATAGAGTGACTTAGAGGTTTCTCTAAATATGTTGGCATGAGTAGTGTTTACATAACTGAACTTTGAGGTGATTTGGAAGGCTTAAAGCTAGCTGTGACAATGGATTTTCAGAAAGTGATTTTGGAGGTGGATTCTCAGCAAGTGGTAAATGACATTACGACGAGTGGTCAAAGTAGTAACATGGGAAGACACTTGATCACGAAATAAGAACTTTAATGCATCAAGCTAGAGAGATTAAGATTCGTCACATCTACATGGGAAGCCAATATGTGCGCGAATGCATTAGCCAAAGGAAAAAGATTACACTCGAACTATTCGTACATCTTAGAAGAGTGTCATTCGTTCCTTAATCACATTATTGTCAATGATTTGTTTGAGAATGCTATTCCCCATTTAATTCTTTTTGTAGTTTCCTTTCTTCTAGACTTTGACCCTCctttatataaataaataaaaactcaTTCACAAGATTtgaattgaaaataaaataaaattaaaaaatgtATATTTTTTGAAAAACTTTCTTCATTTAGCGGTAACACAAGATACTATAGTGAAAAAAATGTTTTTACTTTTGTAGGGCTGGAATAGAATACATCTATAATAGTAGAAGTTAAAGCGGTAAGATTGTAAGAAAGAGATTTGAAAATCAATTTGGCTTTTCTTCCCTCTTTCAACTCACTCCGCTGTAGTAGCAACACCATCGCTACTTCACCTAAATCTCTTCcactatcatcatttcatcattAAATTTAACTTCTTTCATTCTTTTTCTTCCCAATCAATGTACTAAAAACCCATTCTTTTACTCACTCTTGCGACGGATTTTTGATGTTAGGGTTTTCTCGTTTTCTATCAAAAGTTTCATGATAGTTCTTTTTTGTTGAATCATTGTGTGTTTCTTTTAGCAGATGGCAAAGGGATCCTCTAGTAACAACTATGAAGAAGCTAGAAAACTAAGACTTGAAGAGAACAAGAAGAGGTTTAAGGTAATCTTAATCACCAATCACTGTTTGTTTGACTATTAGGACTTTCATTTCATGTTGTTTGAAAGCTATGTTTAACTTTGTGGTCGGGTTGTGATTTATTATATTGCAGATTTGTTTTGTCTAATTTGGCTTATGCAGCCTCAACAACAATAGTAGAAACATCAAAAACCCTAATGTGTATAGTTTTAAATAACCATCGTGGCAGATCACTGGTTTTTGCTATTTCGGTAAATACAAGTGTTGCGATACTCATTGCAGTCGCCGCTGTGTGAATAACAGTAACGCCACCTTCCACTACTATTTTGCTGTGGCTGTTTTTGCTGTAAAAGACTGTTTCTTAAAACCTTGCTGATGCGGCCTAAATTGTCGCTTTAGATTATTTTTATACCCTGATTGAGTAATGTATCATAAAGATAAACCATTATTACTGAAACTTTGTGTGTAATATATATGCTTGTGTGAACTATTCAAGACTTTCATGCTGGTTTATATCATGTTTTAAAATCAACTCAGGACAAATAACACGCCTCGTTCCTCAATGTTATAGATCAGAGCATATAAACTAACTAAATAGCGATAAACAATAAAATAAACGAAGAAAAGCTCCAAGGTTATCTTCCAACTCACAACATCATTTACTCCTCCTGAGTATTTGTATAACTATGTACAAAGCAACACAAAACAAAGaagaaaggggtgagaatacactcAAATATATTAACAGTGTAAAAGAATGCAATGGTAAATTAATCACACAATCAAAACAATACATATTCGATCACACATCAACATAACCATTCAATTCACAGAGCCTTTAGGTATGCCACGTGACTCACGACTCAACTCTATGCATGTGATACCAATTTGGACATCAGAGGTTTGTTATTAATCTCGTCCACTCAACAACAGTTCCTCATCGAATTGAATCCCCACTTCTAAACCCTGAGTCCCCACTTCTGAACCTCGAACAATCATAGGTTCCCACTTTTGAACTCATAAGTTTCGTCTTTCAACACACCGACACAATATGATGGATGTTATTAAGCTTGCTTTGTGGACTAAGTGAATATTAAGCTTGCTTTATGGAAGGGAAGTTAACTTGCTTTTGCAGGGAGAGTGGCTATTGCAAAGAGTGTTTTTGAAGCTATCTGAACATTTCCTATGATGACATATACCATCCCTAAGTCGTGTATTGATGAAATTCACAAGATCCAATGGAGGTTCatatggggggggggggggataaTAGCAGGAGCAAAAAAGATAATGCCATCAAATGGGATGTTGATACTAGTTCAAAGAGTGATGATGGACTAAGGTTGTGCAAGTTGGACATTATAAACAAGGCATGTATCTCCAAACTTGTGTGGAAGCTCCAAAATAATAATGGGGAGTTTTGGTGTGATGGTGTTTGGGGTAAATGCGACATGAATGATAACAGAAGAGATATTTCGATGAAGTCCAGAGACTTAATCCACTGGAAAAGTATTGCGATAGTTTGGTCGTAAGTTGATAAATACAGTATGTGAAGTATTGAAGGCGACAAGGACGTGAATGTGTGGAATGGTGTTTGGATTGCACCAAACGCTCGCATTTCTGAACTTCAATTTTTTATCCCCATGCACATACAAAATGCTAACGTGGATGATATTGCTAACGAAGATGCTGGTTGGAATTGGGATGATCTGAATAATTGGCCTCCAATGGATATACTCCAACGAATTGTTGCTATTATGCTTGCTTCTTTCGACGCATGTCCAGACGTGAGGGTTGGATTTTGGCATAATGGGATATAATTCAGTGTTGGAACTATGTACAAACTTCTTGATGATTGTGGAGGAAGAACAAGTAACATGCCTTAAGAAATTTGGAAAATTTAAGCAACGAAATGAGTTCGATTCTCATTTTGGATTCTTCAACATGATATACTACTCATTAATAGTAGAAAGCACCACATGGGTTTTGAAAGTGCAATGTGTTCCTTTTGTAATAACATTGAATAAGACACACTCCATGTTCTTTGGGATTCCCACATGTAGTTGCGCTTTGGATGGCAACTATGAACACTACCAATCGTTTTAGCTTTTTTGCAGGTAACTTGAAGAATTGGATTTATTATAACATGAATGCTAACTTGGGGTGGATCACCGAGGAAGATTGGATGACTTTTTGGGCTACTATTTGAACGTGGCATAATGAGGAGACTCATGATGGGAGTTTTAATCGACCCCCGTGCATGTTAAGTTATATCAATAAATTGATTCAAGATTATGAGCATGTAAAAACTGCTGCAAATATCAACTTGGAGCCCCCATAAAAATTTAAGTTACATAAAGTGAGAAGTTTCTCCGGTGGGTTGGATCAAACTAAACACAGATGAAGCGATAGTAAACACGACAATACAAGTTGTGGTGTGATCATTAAAGGGAGAGAAATAGAGTGACTTAGAGGTTTCTCTAAATATGTTGGCATGAGTAGTGTTTACATAACTGAACTTTGAGGTGATTTGGAAGGCTTAAAGCTAGCTGTGACAATGGATTTTCAGAAAGTGATTTTGGAGGTGGATTCTCAGCAAGTGGTAAATGACATTACGACGAGTGGTCAAAGTAGTAACATGGGAAGACACTTGATCACGAAAATAAGAACTTTAATGCATCAAGATAGAGAGATTGAGATTTGTCACATCTACCGGGGAAACCAATATGTGTGCGAATGCATTAGCCAAAGAAAAAAGATTACACTCGAACTCTTCGTACATCTTAGAAGAGTGCCATTCGTTTCTTAATCACATTATTGTCAGTGATTTGTTTGAGAATGCTATTCCCCATTTAATTCTTTTTATAGTTTCTTTTCGTCTAGACTTTGACCCTCCTTTatataaattataaaataaaactCTTTCACAAGATTtgaattgaaaataaaataaaattaaaaaatgtATATTTTTTGAAAAACTTTCTTCATTTAGCGGTAACACAAGATACTATAGTGAAAAAAAAAAGTTTTTACTTTTGTAGGGCTGGAATAGAATACATCTATAATAGTAGAAGTTAGAGCGGTAAGATTGTAAGAAAGAGATTTGAAAATCAATTTGGCTTTTCTTCCCTCTTTCAACTCACTCCACTGTAGTAGCAACACCATCGCTACTTCACCTAAATCTCTTCcactatcatcatttcatcattAAATTCAACTCGTTTTATTCTTTTTCTTCCCAATCAATGTACTAAAAACCCATTCTTTTACTCACTCTTGCGACGGATTTTTGATGTTAGGGTTTTCTCGTTTTCTTTTAAAAGTTTCATGATAGTTTTTGTTTTGAATCATTGCGTGTTTCTTTTAGCAGATGGCAAAGGGATCCTCTAGTAACAACTATGAAGAAGCTAGAAAGTTAAGACTTGAAGAGAACAAGAAGAGGTTTGAGGTAATCTTAATCACCAATCACTGTTTGTTTGACTATTAGGACTTTCATTTCATGTTGTTTGAAAGCTAGGTTTAACATTGTGGTCGGGTTGTGATTTTTTATATTGCAGAGTTTTTTTGTCTAATTTGGCTTATGCAGCCTCAACAACAGTAGTAAAAACATCAAAAACCCTAATGTGCATAGTTTTAAATAACCGTCGTGGCAGATCACTGGTTTTTGCGATTTCGGTCTGTACAAGTGTTGCGATACTCATTGCAGTCGCCGCTGTGTGAATAACAGTAACGCCACCTTCCACGACTATTTTGCTGTGGCCGTTTTTGCTGTAAAAGACTGTTTCTTAAAACCTTGCTGATGTGGCCTAAATTGTCGCTTTAGATTATTTTTATACCCTGATTGAGTAATGTATCATAAAGATAAACCATTATTACTTAAGCTTTGAGAGTAATATATATGCTTGTGTGAACTATTCAAGACTTTCATGCTGGTTTAGATCATGTTTTAAATTGTGTCTAGAAGCCATTGTTGTGTATTTGATTCACAACACTCACGTATGAGCCCAGAGTTACTGCTAACAGCTTGATACTACGGAGTTTATTGTCAAATGCGGCTGATGCAGCCTCAATTGTGTCACAAAAGCATCAAAAACTTGATATGGCAGCCACAATTCCTGGTTTGATCTTCTTATAAATGTTAATAATAGTGGTGACAGTGAGGTTTGAACCTAGGCGGTCATAATTCCTGGTTTGATCCACTTATAAATGTTAGTAATAGTTGTGACAGTGAGGTTTGAACCTATATATATATGCAAACTACTTGTGTCCCTCACCGGTGTCACCGCTACTAACAGAGTCTTAGCGGCTTAGATTTTGTTCTAGTTTGGTGATTTCTTACTTTACATAACTTCCTTGGCTTAGATTTTGTTTTAATTTGGTGATTTCTTACTTGACATAGCTTCCCTTTTTATTCTCAAGGATTTAGGAATTTCAACAATATCGAAAACATTAATCGAAATTGCAAGTCCAGCAAAGAAGTCCGCGGTAAGCTTTCAATTTTGATTTGGTTTTAATCAATAAGGAACCAGCGTTCAGTTTTGacctttttttttcttctgtttCTCTGCAGAATCGTCTTTACAGACCAAAATCAAAGACTATTGTTGTTGTGGAACCAAGGCGTTCTTCTCGTGCAAGAAACCCAGTTCCTTCTTATCGTGAGGAGGTAAGCTCTGTTGTCTTGCAAGGTTCAAATTACCATAACGCAATGAATCAAACAAAAAGTGTGACTCAAGAAAGAGGGTTGAATCACCTCTGGATAATGGAATATTTAAAGCTAATATGAGTGGATGTAGTAGAAATTTTTTACTAGCaatttgttgagtttttttttttgtaCCCTAAGACAAAAAAAGTATGATAATTTAGCTATCATGTTTCGTGATAGTCTAGCACAAATGTCTATTTGACAGTGTATATTTCATTTTTCTACAGTTTGGCACAGACCTTCCTAATCTCCGGAAGAGGTCGAGGTCAATTCCGTCATCATGGGGAAGGTGGTTAATTAATTACTCATTGACTTCCTTATATTGCTAATTTAAATATTAATAACAAGGTTATGGGACTCTCAGTTACATTGCAAGGCCACTAGACGAAATCAAAGAAGCTACAAGTCAAGAAAGAAATCATGCTTTGGAGGCTGCAGAGGCACTCCAAATCAATTTGAACTCTTCGAAACCATCTTTTATCAAGTCTATGGTCCGGTCCCATGTTTATAGCTGTTTTTGGTTGGTATGTGTCCGTTCAGAATATTTTTTAATATGGTCTCACATTCTTTAATGTTTAGATTATTTGTAAATACAATTAACATACGACGTACTTCCCAATGTATCATCTTTACTTTGTCAGGGTCTTCCTAGTAGATTTAGTGAGGAACATCTTCCAAAAACAGTGTATAACATGGTTTTAGAGGATGAAGAAGGATCAGAATACAAGGCTGTTTACATTGGCACTAGAGCTGGGCTTAGTGGTGGCTGGAGAGCATTTGCACTGGAACATAAGTTGGATGATGGTGATGCACTAGTTTTTGAATTGGTTGAACCAGCAAGATTTAAGGTAAGTTATGTTTACAATTCTCATCCAAATCTCTTTTAACTTCAAAGGTGTAAGTAATCCTTACCTCTTGAGCTAGCTTTTTTGATTGAGTTAGGCCCTATTGTAGATCTCACAATGACGAGTGAATAGTGATATAGCCAAAATAATGTTTTTTTTAGGGAAACCCTCATACCAACAGCTAAGTTATGGCGATAGCTTTTGGACTAAGTTAGACCTTACCCAAATTCTAAGATGGTATATGATAAACTTGCTATCTTCATGCTCCCGATGTATTTACATAGGTTAGATAAATTTTCTTTCTATATTTACATAGTCTAATACCTCCCAATACCTAGTCCTGATTTCGAAAGGCTTGTGTTGCACTCAAGGACTTGTGATATGGCCAAATTAGTTGTGTTAATAAATGTGACTGGTTCTCTTTGATGAGCTAGCTTTTGGAATTAACTCTTAAGGTTGAGTTATACCCAAGCCATTTTCtaaaaaatatatacaacttaTTTTGAGGCTTTAAAAACTGCAGCTCCACTTTCTTCTTTTGCTTGCAATCTGCAATTTAATGTTCTCTATAAAGAAATGATACATATTCTTTATATGCACGAGAAGAATAATCTATATATAACTGTGATCATATCAAATTTAATTACAATCTAAATCAATATTTCAACAAATCTATGTCATATATAGATATATATCTAGATTTAGCTTTGGCCTATAATTTTTCTTTGTTCTACTCCTGCCTCTTTTGTATCTGTTCAAGTTAGTTTTAGTTCCTGTAATATTTGAACAATATAAGGACTAGTTCGAACATGAAAAACAGTTCAAGgattaaaacaaaacaatgaGTGAAGTGAATAGTTTTTATTCTGCAGGGactaaactaaaaaaaaaaaacaagaaaaagaGAACTAATATATTTGTAAAGACAAAAAAAGATATTTAAGCCTTCATTAAAGGTTGGAGTTGGACTGTTAGTCTATATCACATACATTGGTGTGAGTGAACAAGTCTTAAAGGCTCcatattttttaattgatttcTTTAGGGATAAGCTTCTTCAAGAAATAGAGACAAAACACTCACACGAACCAGACACTGATATGTCAACCCTGATAATTATTTGAAAAAACGAATAAATTGAACGAAATCATCACATTTGTCGATGTGAGACACTATCACGTGTCGAATACCAGACACCTTTGTTCAGAGGTGACAGTGCTACAAAGTAGAGAACATTCCCCCGAATTAAGGTTTTTAGTTTTAGAAAACTATTGAGCCTAAAAATAAGTAATGATTATGACAAATTGACAATAATATTACTGCAGGTTTATATTGTTAGAGCATTTCCAGATGCATATGAAGAAGAAAAGATAGAAGAAGAAAACAACACTTTGATAGAAGAAGAAAATATGCACACATCGAAAGCAACAAAAGAATCTAAGGCTGCCAATAATCGCAAATCAGAACCAAAGAGTAAAAAGCAAAAACGTGCCATTGTATGTGAAACTAAGGAATCAAAGAGTTCTGAAG includes these proteins:
- the LOC127118424 gene encoding putative B3 domain-containing protein At5g58280, which translates into the protein MAKGSSSNNYEEARKLRLEENKKRFEDLGISTISKTLIEIASPAKKSANRLYRPKSKTIVVVEPRRSSRARNPVPSYREEFGTDLPNLRKRSRSIPSSWGSYIARPLDEIKEATSQERNHALEAAEALQINLNSSKPSFIKSMVRSHVYSCFWLGLPSRFSEEHLPKTVYNMVLEDEEGSEYKAVYIGTRAGLSGGWRAFALEHKLDDGDALVFELVEPARFKVYIVRAFPDAYEEEKIEEENNTLIEEENMHTSKATKESKAANNRKSEPKSKKQKRAIVCETKESKSSEESLFESSIEKDVKPQRANTSRKTKSSQKKLPKKSELPTTPDSEAKIETPKPNATTGRNTRSSQKIVQKISEASTTLEPKEEAQVETTKKELVQHDDIKLKKVKPVGKPRKNSAPKNPVSK